In the Anser cygnoides isolate HZ-2024a breed goose chromosome 27, Taihu_goose_T2T_genome, whole genome shotgun sequence genome, one interval contains:
- the SHC2 gene encoding SHC-transforming protein 2, whose product MLPEPKYDRFRDEPLRAAPMPAPAPVPVPVPVPVPAPAPGLAQPCPAAGEEPEAGTTFCMLLPRMPQWKFPGPGGFLSRSPSGSSKELSSPARPGGAAEPGGAPSSLAAVLGACEPGCSAPCSLPGLSRLRGGAGAARKAARAEGARPGGEEWNRKGSFISKPAQGWLHPDERVLGPGVSYIVRYMGCIEVLRSMRSLDFNTRTQVTREAINRLYEAVPGVKGIWKKKAPNKALFSILGKSNLRFAGMSIAVNISVDGLNLMIPTTRQIIANHHMQSISFASGGDTDTTDYVAYVAKDPINQRACHILECCDGLAQSVINTVGQAFELRFKQYLHSPPKVVVPPDRVLGMEESAWGEDDEAGEHDYYNSIPGKEPPPGGLIDSRLRHSTLLGHVRVQPPSSSPASQGGLAPRREQSSQPGPPWDLESQGQPCDGYLQADGHPLGPRDYEEHMYVNTQSLDTREPDTACRALEESPKKDLFDMRPFEDALKLHECIAGGGSSPPIEDQWPSPPTRKAPIAPTEEQLRREPWYHGKMSRRDAEKLLQMDGDFLVRDSITNPGQYVLTGMHCGQPKHLLLVDPEGVVRTKDVLFESISHLISHHRQNEQPIVAAESELHLRQVVRRKQ is encoded by the exons atgCTCCCCGAGCCCAAGTATGACCGGTTCCGCGACGAGCCGCTGAGGGCCGCCCCCatgccggccccggccccggtgccggtgccggtgccggtgccggtgccggctcccgccccggggctggcgcagccgtGCCCGGCGGCGGGCGAGGAGCCGGAGGCCGGCACCACgttctgcatgctgctgcccaGGATGCCCCAGTGGAAGttccccggccccggcggcttCCTCAGCCGCAGCCCCTCGGGCTCCAGCAAGGAGCTCTCCTCGccggcccggccggggggcgccgcggagcccgggggggccccgtccagcctggcgGCGGTGCTGGGCGCCTGCGAGCCCGGCTGCTCGGCGCCCTGCTCGCTGCCGGGGCTGAGCCGGctgcgcggcggggccggggccgccagGAAGGCGGCGCGGGCGGAgggggcccggccgggcggcGAGGAGTGGAACCGCAAGGGCAGCTTCATCAGCAAGCCGGCGCAGGGCTGGCTGCACCCCGACGAGCGGGTGCTGGGGCCCGGCGTCTCCTACATCGTCAGG tACATGGGGTGCATCGAGGTGCTACGCTCCATGAGGTCCCTCGACTTCAACACCCGGACACAGGTCACCAG GGAAGCCATCAACAGACTGTACGAGGCAGTGCCGGGCGTGAAGGGCATCTGGAAGAAGAAG GCTCCCAACAAAGCCCTCTTCTCCATCCTGGGCAAGAGCAACCTCCGCTTCGCAGGCATGAGCATCGCCGTCAACATCTCCGTTGATGGCCTGAACCTCATGATCCCCACCACGCGCCAG ATCATTGCCAACCACCACATGCAGTCCATCTCCTTCGCCTCCGGCGGGGACACG GACACCACGGACTACGTTGCCTACGTCGCCAAGGACCCCATCAACCAGAGAG CTTGCCACATCCTGGAGTGCTGCGACGGGCTGGCACAGAGCGTCATCAACACGGTGGGACAGGCCTTCGAGCTGCGCTTCAAGCAGTACCTGCACAGCCCCCCCAAGGTGGTGGTGCCCCCAGACAG ggtgctggggatggaggagTCGGCGTGGGGGGAGGACGACGAGGCGGGTGAGCACGACTACTACAACAGCATCCCGGGCAAGGAgccacccccgggggggctcatCGACTCCCGGCTCCGGCACAGCACGCTCCTGGGCCATGTCCGCGTccagccccccagctccagccctgccagccag GGCGGTTTAGCACCCaggagagagcagagcagccagccGGGACCGCCCTGGGACCTGGAGAGCCAGG GCCAGCCCTGCGACGGGTACCTGCAGGCGGACGGGCACCCCCTGGGGCCGCGGGACTACGAGGAGCACATGTACGTGAACACACAGAGCCTGGACACGCGGGAGCCAGACACCGCTTGCAGAGCACTGGAGGAGAGTCCCAAAAAGGACCTCTTTGATATGA GGCCTTTTGAAGATGCCCTGAAGCTCCACGAGTGCATAGCAgggggcggcagcagccccccgaTTGAGGACCAGTGGCCGAGCCCCCCCACGCGGAAAGCTCCCATCGCCCCCAcggaggagcagctgaggcgGGAGCCGTGGTACCACGGGAAGATGAGCCGGCGGGACGCCGAGAAGCTCCTGCAGATGGACGGGGATTTCCTGGTGCGGGACAGCATCACCAACCCGGGGCAGTACGTCCTGACGGGCATGCACTGCGGGCAGCCCAAGCACCTGCTGCTGGTGGATCCCGAGGGCGTG GTGAGGACCAAGGACGTACTCTTTGAGAGCATCAGCCACCTCATCAGCCACCACCGGCAGAACGAGCAGCCCATCGTGGCCGCAGAGAGTGAGCTGCACCTCCGCCAGGTTGTCCGCAGGAAGCAGTGA